TTACCTACAGCTTCAATTTTATTTGCCTATATTTACATATTTACTCCTCATTAAATTCTAAAATCATATCATACCATTTAGCTCCTCCATGTACTGATTTTGATATACCTTTATTTTTATATCCAAATTTTTCATAATATTCAATAAGATTATCTTTACAGGTTAATATAATTCCTTTACGTCCTGACAATTTTGATGATTTTATCATATAATTCATCAACTGTGTAGCAATTCCCCTGTGGCGATAATTTGGCACTACATCAAGTCCAAAAATAGTCTGATAGTCTCCTTCTGGCACATGTAATGTAGAATCCTTATAGAGTTTATCATAGATAACAGTACCATTTATCACACATCCATTTATAAATCCAATTATTTCATTATCAATTTCTGCTACAAAAAAGCTCTCTGGGAATGTTTTAATACGCTCTTTTAAAGATGATTTCGCAGCCGCTTCTGCCTGTGGGAAACACTCTGCCTCCACTTTTGCTACTGAGTCCAAATCATTTATATTTACTTTTCTAATTGTAATATTCATTATACTCTTCCTTTCCATATTTACTTTCACGGCAAAATCAACCATTATAATCTTTACAATGGTTGATTTTTATACCTAAAAATATTTTACTATTTCCAAACTTCCTCTGCAATTTTCTTTACAAGCCTTATTTTATTCCACTGTTCTTCTTCAGTAAGTATATTACCTTCCTCAGTAGATGCAAATCCACATTGAGGACTTAAACAAAGTTGATTTATAGGAACATATTTAGAAGCTTCTTTAATTCTTGCTTTAACAGTTTCCTTATCTTCTAATTTAGGAGACTTAGAAGTAATAAGACCTAAAACTACCTGTTGATTTTTTATAAATCTAAGAGGTTCAAAGCCTCCTGCACGTTCACTATCATACTCCAGATAGAAAGCATCTACAGCTACTGTTCCAAACAAAATTTCAGCAATAGACTCATACCCTCCAGAAGATGCCCAGGTGGAATGGTAGTTACCTCTGCAAACATGCATTGTAATAATCATATCTTTTGGATGATCTTTAATGGCCTCATTATTTACACGGGCATATAGTTTTGCTATTTCTCCAGCATCAACATTTTCTCTTTGGCGTGATTTCCAATAGTCCGTATCACAAAACATACCCCATGTACAATCATCTAATTGAAGATTACGACATCCAGCTTCATAAAACTGTTTAATAACATCTCTATAGGCTGCGGCAATATCTACTATAAGTTCCTCTAAATCCTTATAAAATGATTCGGTAATTTTTTTATTCTCTCTTCGCTGCATTTCAGCAAGAAATTGTGCAGGAGCCGGAATAGTCTGTCTTGCTATTGCATCCTCTCCTGCAATACTCTTCAAGAATTTAAAATGTTTTACCATTGGGTGATTTTTGGAACTGATTTTTCCCGTTAATTGAGCAGTTTCAGCCCTAGTTTCTAATCCATTGAACTGATATCCTTTTTCAATGACATGCTTCTTTACACCTTCCAAGCCCCACATAAAGTCAAGATGCCACCAGGAACGTCTAAATTCTCCGTCAGTAACTGATTTTAAACCTACTTTTTTCTCCATTTCGACCAGTTTTATTATTTCTTCATTCTCTATTTTATGTAAATCATTTTGAGAGATTTCCTTATTCTCATACTTAGTACGTGCCTCTTTAATAGATTGTGGTCTTAAAAAACTTCCTACTATATCCCATCTAAAAGGAGGAGCATTCCTTACTACTGTATTTTCAAATGTTACACTCATTTTTTATTATCCCTTTCATGAATTTAATATTTTTAATTACACTTTAAGATATCTTAAATATAACATACTATCACTTAACTAGCGTAACTGAAAAAAACTATTGCCAGTTATAAATATTTACTATAGCTGGCATAAAAATATCTATGATACTACCTCTCAAAATTATTGAATCCAAATCTCCTTTGCAGTTTCAACAATAAGTTCCAGTTTAGCCCACTGCTCTTCTTCTGTAATAAGATTGCCTTCTTCTGTAGATGCAAAACCACACTGTGGACTTAAACAGAGCTTATCTATATCTACATACTTACAGGCTTCAAAAATACGAGCTTTTAATTCTTCTTTACTTTCAAGACCTCCATGTTTTGTGGTAACAAGTCCTAATACTACTATCTGATCTTTTACAAACCTTAATGGAGAAAAATCTCCCGAACGTTCATTATCGTATTCAAGAAAAAAAGCATCTACCTTGGTATTTGAAAAAAGTTCTTTGGAAACAGGTTCATACCCACCTGCTGCAAACCACATAGAATGAAAATTTCCTCTACATATGTGAAGTACAATTGTCATATCCTTAGGGCAGCACGAAATTGATTCATTAATCAACCTCACATAATCTTTGGCCAGTTCATCTGGATCTACACCTAACTCTACATACCGGCTCCTGTGAATTTCACTGCACAATGTACCCCAGGTGGTATCATCTAGCTGAAGATACCTGCACCCAGCGTCATAAAAGGCTTTTATGGCATGTTTATAGACATCAATGATATCACAGAGAAATTTTTCATTATCTTTATAAAATCTATTTGAATTATAACTTTCTACAAAATGAAAGAGTGCAGGAGAAGGTATTGAAAATTTAGGAATACACCCCTCTGTAATACCCTTTAAATATTTAAAATGATCAATCATGGGATGATTTTCAAACTTTATATTGTCAATAACACGAAATGTTTCAGCTTTCATGAGTTTATTGTAGGAATTGCTGCCCTGATTTATTTTAATCCTTTCAGTTCCTTTGATTCCCAAAAAAAAGTCCAGATGCCACCATCCCCGCCTGAACTCTCCATCAGTAACAGCTCTCAGTCCTATTTTTTTTTGTTTTTTTACAAGTTTTGCAATTTCTATGTCTTCCACTTCTTTAAGTTCTTCTTTTGAGATTTCTTTTTTTTCATATTGTCTTCGGGCTAATCTTATTTCTTCTGGGCGCAAAAAACTTCCTACAATGTCATATCTATATGGGGGAATATCTCTTTTTCTACCTATAACTTGATTATTCATAATTTCCTCCTTCTCACTATAGTAAGCAGTAATTAAACTCCAAATATTTAGTTGCAATATCATAGTTTAAAATTTCTATATACTTGGCTGCAATTTTACTAAGTTTTATATTCTTATGGGAAATCCATCCAATTGTAACTATTTGATCACTTTCAATTGGAATAGATTGAATTTCATCTCCATTAAAGGCTGGAACTAACACTCCTGTTCCTACAGTGTATCCATCACTTCCTGTTAATAAGTTAGATAATGTTGCCCTGTCATTGACTACAATACTCTTATTGGTATTTGAAAAATTCAAAATCTCCTCTGAAAAATTCAATGAATTTTTTTCTCCTTGATCAAATACTATAAAAGGAAAGGAAGCCAAATCCTCCATTGTAACAACCTTTTTATTTAATAATGGATGATTCTTACCCACAAATACATGGGGTGTTACATTAAATAAAGGTGTGAATTTAATATTACTGTCACTAAAAAGTTTATTCATCACCTTTGAATTCAAATCATTTGTATATAATATACCTATGTCGCTTTTTAATGTTTTTACATCTTCAATGATCTCATAAGTTTTAGTTTCCTTTAAGGTAAATTCATATTTTGAATTATCATTGCTCTTCATAAGCTTTATAAAGGCGTCTACCACAAAGGCATAGTGCTGAGTTGAAAGGGAAAAATGCAATGCTTTAAATCTTTCTCCATGATATCTATTTTCCAATACCTCTGTCTGCTCTATAATCTGACGTGCATATCCTAAAAATTCCGCCCCATCTATAGATATACTAATTCCTCTGTTGGTTCTCTCAAAAATGCCAATTCCAAGTTCCACCTCCAATTCCTTTATGGCCTTGGAAAGACTTGGCTGGGATATAAAAAGTCGCTTTGCAGCTTCGTTAAAAGAACCACAATTGGCAATTTCTATTGCATACTTTAGCTGCTGCAGTGTCATAACATTTCTCACCTTCTTTTAATTCATTTTTAATACTATAAATATAATACCATGACAAAAATATTTTATATATAAGATATAAATAAAATGACTACACCAGCCTCCTGATTTTTCTCTTGAATTAACACAATATTAAAATTATAATAATTATATTATTATTTTCAGAAAGGACATACTAAAATGAAAAATTATAAAATAAATACAAAATGCGTACAGGCCGGTTATAGACCCGGCAATGGAGAACCACGTCAAGTTCCTATTATCCAAAGCACGACCTTTAAATATAATACTAGTGAAGATATGGGAAAATTGTTTGACCTTGAAGCCAGCGGCTATTTCTACAGTAGGCTGCAAAATCCAACAAATGACTATGTGGCTCAAAAAATTGCCGACATGGAAAGCGGTACTGCTGCCATGTTGACTTCTTCAGGGCAAGCTGCCAATTTTTTTGCCCTGTTTAATATTTGCAACTGTGGAGATCACATTGTTGCCTCTTCCAGTATTTACGGAGGCACTTTCAATTTAATTTCCGTAACCATGTCCAAAATGGGCATTACCACTACATTTGTTTCTCCTGATTGTACAGAAGAGGAATTAAATGCTGCCTTCCAAACTAATACAAAGGCAGTTTTTGGTGAAACAATTGCTAATCCCGCCCTTACTGTACTGGATATTGAAAAATTTGCAAAGGCTGCCCATGCACATGATGTTCCACTTATAGTAGATAATACTTTTCCAACACCTATTAATTGTCGTCCTTTTGAATGGGGTGCTGACATTGTTACCCATTCTACTACAAAGTACATGGATGGACACGGTGCCGCTGTGGGAGGAGTCATTGTAGACTCTGGAAATTTTGATTGGATGGCTCATGCTGATAAATTCCCGGGACTCTGTACACCAGATGACAGTTATCATGGTATTACCTATGCTGAAAAATTTGGCAAGGAAGGAGCTTTCATTACCAAATGTACTGCTCAACTGATGCGTGACTTTGGTTCTATTCAATCCCCACAGCATGCATTCATCTTAAATCTAGGACTGGAAAGCCTTCATGTCCGTATGCCGCGTCACTGCGAAAATGGACAAGCTGTTGCAGAATTCCTCCAAAATCATCCAAAGGTTGCCTATGTTAATTACTGTGGTCTGCCAGGTGACAAATACTATAAGATTGCACAGAAATATCTACCAAATGGTTCCTGTGGTGTTGTTTCATTTGGTTTAAAAGGTGGACGTGAAGAAGCTGAAATCTTTATGAAAAACCTTAAGCTTGTGGCTATTGAAACCCATGTAGCAGATGCCCGTAGCTGTTGTCTAAATCCTGCAACAAGTACACACCGCCAGATGAATGACGAAGAGTTAAAGGAAGCTGGAGTTCCAGCAGAATTAATCCGTATCAGCTGCGGCATTGAAGACAAAGAAGACTTGATTTATGATATTTCACAATCACTAGATTGTATTGAATAGGTTTACTTATAATCAAGTGCTTCAGAAGTTCATATGGAGTTTGCTATAGAGAAATGCTTATCTCCATATGAACCTTAGAAGAACTTCATGTTAAAATCAATAAAAACACAGAAAACTATTTAAAACTTTCTGTGTTTAACAAACTCATTACTCTTCTATATGAAGTTTAACCCTTTCTATTCTTTTTTCTTTCACTTCCTCTATATCAAATGTAATATTTTCATACTCAAGTACAGGCTGCTCTCCATCCTCTGGTATGCGACCTATAATTTTAATCAATAATCCTCCTAGTGTATCGTAATCTTCAGAATCTTCATTCAGATTTAAATGCAAATTCTCATTTAATTCATCTATGGAAATACTGCCTTTCACCATGAATGTTTTATTATCAATTTTTTTTACACAGGGCTCATCTTCATCGTATTCATCGTTTATATTTCCCATTACTTCTTCAATTAAGTCTTCTATAGTTACTATTCCTGAAAATCCTCCATATTCATCTATCAATATAGCCATATGCTTTCTATAATTTTGAAGTTCCTTAAATAGCTCGTCTATATTTTTTCTTTCAGGTACAAAATATGCAGGATGAATTATATTTCTTATATCTACATTTTCAAAGCCTACTCTATGGGCTTCAATTATAAAATCTTTCATATAAAGTATACCTATAATATTATCACTGTCTCCTTCAAATACGGGAATCCTAGAATACCTTTTTTGGAGCAGTTCATCTATATATTCACTCAAAGGCTTATCTATATTTATTAAGTATACTTCTGTTCTAGGTGTCATTACTTCTTCTGCCAATTTATCGTCAAATTCAAATATACTATTTATCATTTCTTTTTCAGTGGAATTAATAACTCCATTTTCTTGTCCTATTTCTACCAATGACCTAATCTCTTCTATTGAAACTTTCTCTTCCAAATTACTACTGTTCATTCCCGTAATTCTTATTAAAAGATTAGTAGATATTGAAAGCAGTTTAACAAAAGGTATCGCCAATTTTGATACAAATAAAATTGGTCTTATGGAAAGCATGGCAATTTCCTCTGATTTTTGTAGTGCCACTCTCTTTGGAAACAATTCTCCAAAAACCAGCATGATATAGGATAAAATAATTGTTACTAAAAAAAATGAGATCTCTTGACCATAAGGAACATTAAGTTTATCTAGATAATTTCCAATTCTGTATGAAATACCAGTTGCTGCTGACGCACTTGAAAAAAATCCTGCAAGGGTAATTCCCACTTGTATAGTTGATAAAAACTTAGTTGGCTCCTTCAATAACTTTTCCAATAGTTGTGCCTTTTTATTACTCTGTTCCGCTAAAAGCTTTATCCTAGTTTTATTAAGTGATACAATTGCCATTTCTGCAGATGCAAAAAAAGCATTTAACAGAGTGAGTAATGCAATCAATCCTAATTGAGGCATTAAACCGGCAGGTTCTGGGTCTGATTCCATTTATTTCTTCCTCCTTGAAATAAAAATTTATTAGTTAATATTATCATAATAAAATATAAATATCAACCCATTTACTAATTTTACCAAGGAATAAACCCTTCTATTATAATTGAATAACACCTTTTTTACTCCCTAGGATCTTTATTACAGGACTTACATTTGCCAAAAAAGTCTACACTATAATCTTCCACTTGAAAATCATACATATCATAAATTTGTTTTTTTAATTTATCAAGCATATAATATTCCCTGTCAGTAACTCTGCCATCAATTATTTTTCCACAATCTGAACAGATCAAATGATAATGATTATGTCCTAGATGATTACACAATTCATATCTTGTATATCCATCCCCTAAATCCACTTTCCTTATAATTTTCATCTTCTCCAGCATTACGAGGGTTCTATAAATAGTTGATTGGCCTATATTTAATCCCTTTTGTTTTAGAATTCGATTTATATCTTCACTATTCATATGAAGATCTTTATGCCCAATTATAACATCCATTACAAGCTGCCTTTGATCCGTATATTTGTATCCAAATTCATGGAACTTTTCTTTAAGATTATCCATTCCAAATTCTTTTTTCACAAAAACATCTCCAATAAATTTAAAAGCACAAATGATATTGAACATCATTTTCAATTATAAGATAATAGCTATATAAAGTCAATCCAAAATTTATATTTAAAAATCCTTATTGATATTGAATATCAATATCGTTTATGTTATCATTGAATATATTTATAAAACTACATAAGGAGGAATTATTTTAGTATGGCAACTCGCAGAGAACCTAAATTTAAATTATGCAGAAGATTAGGCGTAAATATCTATGGACATCCCAAAGCTATGGACAGAGTAAAAAAAGTAAATTCACGGCACGGCTCTAAGATATCTGAGTATGGCCGCCAACTATTAGAAAAACAAAAGATCAAAGCATATTATGGATTATTTGAAAAACAATTCAAAAGATATATAAGACGTGCAGAAAAAAGTAAAAATGTAACAGGTACTGCACTTCTAAAAATTTTAGAATGCAGACTTGATAATATAGTGTATAGAATAGGATTTGGAAATTCTATAAGACAATCAAGACAAATGGTAAACCATGGTCACATATTAGTCAATAACAAAAAAATCAATATACCTTCCTATGAAGTACATGCAGGTGATGTAATTTCCCTAGTACAAAAATCTAGAAATAATAAAGAGTTCTGTTTTAATTTTTTAGACCTAAGAAAATTTGAGTTACCCTACATAGAGAAAAATTTTGATAATTTTCAAGGAATATTGATAAGGCTTCCTGAAAAAGAAGAATTACCTATAGAAGTAAATGAAATTGCAGTAGTGGAATTGTATTCAAAATAAATGTGTATTTTAATAACGTAACTTCTCTATTTGGATGATAGCTGGATTCATATATAAATCCAGCTGATTTTACTTATGGCCAATAAATTTACTACCAGACTAATTTTTATAATTCTTCAATACCTCAAATATTCTCTTTGAAATGGCATCATAGCCTGCGGCATTGGGATGAAAATTATCAGGAGCAAGATAACTTGTAGTATTATATTTAAAAAGGTCATATGTAGGCACATATACAGAATTATTATCTTCAGACACCAATTCATCAGTTTTATAATTCCAATTATTTAATAATTCTACCTTATCTGGAGTTATGTCACTACCAAAGGGATTGTACAGGCCAATAAACACAATAATACAATTTTGATTTTTACTTCTTATTAATTTAAAAATACTTTCTAAGTTATTTAAATATTGATTTTCAACTGACTTTGCATCATTTGGTGCTGAAGATGATTCTTTCGATTCTGGTAAACTTGAATCCACAGAGGATATATCTACATTTTTAAAGTTTTTAATCTCATTACCTCCAATGGAAATAAATATAATACTGGAATTCTGTATATATTTCAGTGTCTGCTCACTATGCACAACATTAAGAAGACCAGATGAAGTATCACCATTAACTGCAATATTAGTAAGTTTTAGGGGTTTTGAAGTTTTAGCTTTCCAGAGCTTAACAAAACCGCCTGCAAAACCTTCATTATTTTCATCTCCCGTTCCCTTTGCAAGAGAATCCCCCATGACTAACACATTATATGAGTTGGCATCCAATTGATTCATAACTTCTTCAGTTTTATTTTCACTATTTTCACTATTATTCTTAATATCACTTTCATTTACAGAACTATTTGTAATGGAAAGTGAATACGCAAAGCCTATGCTGAATATACAAGTACTTGCTGCTGCAATAGCTAATATGGTGAGCCATTTTACCTTTTTATACATAATACTCTGTCTCCTTTCCCATATCTAAACTAATACATCTTGCTTGGTAAATACAATAAAACTAATTACTAAAGCTATTAATGACCATATACATAACACACCCACAGAAAAGGAAAGGCTCATTCCCGCTATTGGTTCATAAGATGCTGTTAAATATTTAGGTAAATCTAAATTAATGGCAAAGAAATACTTGACTAAAGGCCAATCAGATAAAAACAACTGAAGAAATTCACCCCCAATTAGCGAAGCTAACATTATACCAATAGAAGTTGCCGTACTTCTAACTAATGTAGAAATCATAAAGGCTAAAGTTGCAATATTCACAGAAGAGAACCATCCTAAAGAATATATTAGAATTGCATATTGCCACTGATACACCTTTACTACTCCTGACGAATCCAGTTTATCTGCTATAACCCTAAAGCCAGTTGCTACAGGTTCATTCCATCCCCAACTATGAAATATAAAAGATGATACTAAAATACACATAATAACTGCCTCTAAAATAACTATACAAGATAAAATCAAAACTGCAATATACTTACTTAATAATATTTTCCATCTAGGAACAGCCCTGGTCAATAGAACTTTTATAGTCTTTGAAGAAAATTCTCCAGATACCACATCTGCCGCTAAAATTACTATAAGCAAAGGTAAAAATAAATAAACAGCCTGCTGCATAAATTCAATAGTAAATTTTCCAGTATTTGGGGTAATGGGGTTTATATTATGCTCCAAATAATACTCCAACTGCTCAATTTGTATATTTATAGAATTTTTTCTATTATCATTTATATATGGCCTATTTAAAGTATCTTGCAAATCCAATATTTGCTGATTCACTAATGACTTCCAATTATAACCCTGGGCTTGTCCTGAGGCTTTTGTATACCTTTGTATTGTATTTTTATAAGAAGAGTTCTCTCCATAACAAAAAAGTGATACCAATATTAACAAAATGACTGAAATAAGTATAAGCTTCTTTTTAGATAGCATTTTAACTACTTCGTTTTCCACTAATTTTAACAAATTAATCATCCTAACTATTAAATTATTTCACTTTGTCTTGTCAGACTTAAAAATAAATCTTCTAGAGTTTTGTGCTTTTTATCTACATATTTTAGTAATAAGCCCTGTTTTAAAAAATAAGAATTTATTTCTTCCAATTTAGCTGAATCCACAGCAGCTTCAAGTCTGTCTTTAACTATTTTGCTTTCCAACGCCCATACTTCACTTAGTAATTCTTTTCCCTTTTTATTGTCATCCAGTATCCAAAATACCTCTTGATTATTTAAAAGTTCACTTACATCTGCATTTTTTAAAATTGTTCCATTCTTAATTATAGTTACTTTATCACATATGAGTTCTATTTCAGAAATAAGATGGCTGGATACAAGTACGGAAATGCCTTCTTCTTTTGCAATTTTCTTTATTAAATTTCTCATTTCACTTATTCCAGATGGATCAAGACCATTGGTAGGTTCATCTAAAATAAGAAGCTTAGGGTTATGCATTAATGCCTGTGCAATCCCCAATCTCTGTTTCATTCCCAGAGAATATGTGCTCACTTTATCTCTTATTCTATTTTTTAATCCTACTAGTTCTACTGAACTGATAATATCATCATTACTGACATCTTTACTCATAGATGCCAACATATTTAGATTATCAATGCCACTCATGTAATTGTATAAATCTGGTCCCTCTATTATACATCCAACATTTGACATAGCTTTTACATAATCATTCACAATAGAATGTCCACATATTTCAATTCTTCCAGAAGTAGGTTTTAAAAGACCTACGATCATCCTCAAAGTGGTAGATTTACCTGCTCCATTTGGACCAAGGAAACCTAAGACCTCACCTTCTTTTATTGAAAAGCTTATCCCATTGATAATGCGTTTCCCTTTTATAGTTTTGCATACATTATCTAAAAGCAGCACTTCTTCCCTCATATGAAGCCCTCTCTTTCTTTCAAATAACTCTTATACCTTTAATTATTAATTATTGTCCAATTATCTTTACTAAAGCCCTCTTTTTTCTCATTCCATCAAATTCTCCATAAAATATTTGCTCCCAGGGTCCAAAATCCAGCTTTCCCTCAGTTACTGCCACTACTACTTCCCGTCCCATAATAGAACGCTTTATATGGGCATCGGCATTGTCTTCATACCCATTATGATAGTACTGGTCATGAGGTTTTTCAGGTGCAACTTTCTCCAAAAAATTTTCAAAATCCTTATGCAGTCCACCCTCATCATCATTTATAAATACACTGGCCGTTATATGCATGGCATTACATAAAAGCAGTCCTTCTTTTATACCGCTTTCTTTTAAACACTTCTCTATTTGTGGAGTTATGTTGATAAAGGCTCTTCTTTTTGGAATATCAAACCATAATTCTTTTCTATAACTTTTCATAAATAATCACTCCTCGTAACTAATATATCTATTTTACATCAATTAAAGTTTTCTAAACAGTTAATTTTTATTGAAAACCAAATATATATATACTAATATTATATATGAGGTGATTTTAATAAAAGATAGAATATCCATAACAGATTTAGCAAGACTTAGAAACGTAACCACTGAAACTCTAAGGCACTATGATAGAATAGGTCTTTTTAAACCCACTTATGTAGACCCCAAAACTGGTTATAGATATTACTCTGTGCTGCAATATGAAAAATTAGGTACAATTAAAGAACTGCGCCAGCTTGGCATGAGTCTTAAAGAAATAAAAGAATATTTTAATAACAGACATGTAACCAAATCCCTTTCTATACTTACGAATAAACATGAAGAGTTAAAAGAAAAAATAAAAGATTTACAGTTATTGGAAGAAACCCTTTCTGAAAAGATAGAATTTTTAAGGAATGTTATTGCCGAGTCCAAAATGAAAGAAATCATGATCAAACAAATACCTGAAAGAGAAATTATTACTTTTGGCAAGGCTATTAACAATGAAATAGAATTAAGCTATGGATTTCTTCATCTTGAAAATACCCTTGAAGAAATTTCACCCATTTTAGCCAGTAATAGATTAGGGTTCATTATATCAAAATCTGATATTGAATCCTGTGAGTTTAATAAATCCAGTGACATTTTTGTATTTACAAAATCACCTAACCAAATTAATAAAAAAAATATACAGAAAATAAAAGCGGGAAAATATGCTTGTATTTATAACAGCGGTAAACCTTGGGATAGAGAAGAAAGTATAAAAAAGCTGCTGCAATTTATCCATTACAACCATTATATTATAGATGGTGACTTTATAGAAATAGCCCAGGTAGACATTACAGTAACAGATATTGTAGAAGAAGAATGTTTTGAAATTCAAGTTCCAATCAAAAACTCTATAGATACCTAAAAGCTTAATTAACTTTTTAATTAGGCTATTTTTATCTTCTAAAATAATTAGAATTTGATATTGACCCTTGTGCAGCACAAAGCTTTATAATTACTATTAATAAAATTTAATCATAAAAGGGGAAATCACCATGAGAAAAAGTTATGTAAAAAATTCAACAAATACCTTAAAAAAAGTACTTCTGTGTGCTCCCACATATTTTGAATTTGAACCCATTAATGTAATAACAGAGAAATGGATGGAAAAAGGTGAAAAATCCAATAGGGATATTTGTTTGAGAGAACACGCAGAAATTGTGCAGGCTTAT
This window of the Clostridium kluyveri DSM 555 genome carries:
- a CDS encoding ABC transporter permease subunit, whose product is MLKLVENEVVKMLSKKKLILISVILLILVSLFCYGENSSYKNTIQRYTKASGQAQGYNWKSLVNQQILDLQDTLNRPYINDNRKNSINIQIEQLEYYLEHNINPITPNTGKFTIEFMQQAVYLFLPLLIVILAADVVSGEFSSKTIKVLLTRAVPRWKILLSKYIAVLILSCIVILEAVIMCILVSSFIFHSWGWNEPVATGFRVIADKLDSSGVVKVYQWQYAILIYSLGWFSSVNIATLAFMISTLVRSTATSIGIMLASLIGGEFLQLFLSDWPLVKYFFAINLDLPKYLTASYEPIAGMSLSFSVGVLCIWSLIALVISFIVFTKQDVLV
- a CDS encoding MerR family transcriptional regulator, which gives rise to MKTKYIYTNIIYEVILIKDRISITDLARLRNVTTETLRHYDRIGLFKPTYVDPKTGYRYYSVLQYEKLGTIKELRQLGMSLKEIKEYFNNRHVTKSLSILTNKHEELKEKIKDLQLLEETLSEKIEFLRNVIAESKMKEIMIKQIPEREIITFGKAINNEIELSYGFLHLENTLEEISPILASNRLGFIISKSDIESCEFNKSSDIFVFTKSPNQINKKNIQKIKAGKYACIYNSGKPWDREESIKKLLQFIHYNHYIIDGDFIEIAQVDITVTDIVEEECFEIQVPIKNSIDT
- a CDS encoding GDSL-type esterase/lipase family protein — translated: MYKKVKWLTILAIAAASTCIFSIGFAYSLSITNSSVNESDIKNNSENSENKTEEVMNQLDANSYNVLVMGDSLAKGTGDENNEGFAGGFVKLWKAKTSKPLKLTNIAVNGDTSSGLLNVVHSEQTLKYIQNSSIIFISIGGNEIKNFKNVDISSVDSSLPESKESSSAPNDAKSVENQYLNNLESIFKLIRSKNQNCIIVFIGLYNPFGSDITPDKVELLNNWNYKTDELVSEDNNSVYVPTYDLFKYNTTSYLAPDNFHPNAAGYDAISKRIFEVLKNYKN
- a CDS encoding ABC transporter ATP-binding protein → MREEVLLLDNVCKTIKGKRIINGISFSIKEGEVLGFLGPNGAGKSTTLRMIVGLLKPTSGRIEICGHSIVNDYVKAMSNVGCIIEGPDLYNYMSGIDNLNMLASMSKDVSNDDIISSVELVGLKNRIRDKVSTYSLGMKQRLGIAQALMHNPKLLILDEPTNGLDPSGISEMRNLIKKIAKEEGISVLVSSHLISEIELICDKVTIIKNGTILKNADVSELLNNQEVFWILDDNKKGKELLSEVWALESKIVKDRLEAAVDSAKLEEINSYFLKQGLLLKYVDKKHKTLEDLFLSLTRQSEII
- a CDS encoding secondary thiamine-phosphate synthase enzyme YjbQ; amino-acid sequence: MKSYRKELWFDIPKRRAFINITPQIEKCLKESGIKEGLLLCNAMHITASVFINDDEGGLHKDFENFLEKVAPEKPHDQYYHNGYEDNADAHIKRSIMGREVVVAVTEGKLDFGPWEQIFYGEFDGMRKKRALVKIIGQ